A genomic segment from Peromyscus eremicus unplaced genomic scaffold, PerEre_H2_v1 PerEre#2#unplaced_865, whole genome shotgun sequence encodes:
- the LOC131901962 gene encoding elastin-like codes for MAGLTAAVQQPGVLLIFLFNLLHPAQPGGVPGGVPGGVPGGVYYPGAGIGGLGGGGGALGPGGKPPKPGAGLLGAFGAGPGGLAGAGPGAG; via the exons ATGGCGGGTCTGACAGCGGCAGTCCAGCAGCCTGGAGTCTTGCTGATCTTCTTGTTCAACCTCCTCCATCCCGCGCAGCCTGGAG GGGTTCCAGGAGGTGTGCCTGGTGGAGTTCCTGGTGGAGTCTATTATCCAG GGGCTGGTATCggaggcctgggaggaggaggagg AGCTCTGGGACCTGGAGGAAAACCACCTAAACCAG gtGCTGGGCTTCTGGGAGCATTTGGAGCAG GCCCTGGAGGACTCGCAGGTGCTGGCCCTGGGGCAGGTTAG